One region of Triticum aestivum cultivar Chinese Spring chromosome 6B, IWGSC CS RefSeq v2.1, whole genome shotgun sequence genomic DNA includes:
- the LOC123133300 gene encoding histone H2A.1-like translates to MAGRKGGDRKKAVTRSVKAGLQFPVGRIGRYLKKGRYAQRVGSGAPVYLAAVLEYLAAEVLELAGNAAKDNKKTRIIPRHLLLAVRNDQELGRLLAGVTIAHGGVIPNINSVLLPKKSPAAAEKEAKSPKKKTTTKSPKKKTAATKE, encoded by the exons ATGGCCGGAAGGAAGGGCGGCGACAGGAAGAAGGCGGTGACCCGCTCTGTGAAGGCCGGGCTCCAGTTCCCCGTCGGCCGCATCGGGCGCTACCTCAAGAAGGGCCGCTACGCCCAGCGCGTCGGCTCCGGCGCCCCCGTCTACCTCGCCGCCGTCCTCGAGTACCTCGCCGCCGAG GTCCTTGAGCTTGCCGGCAACGCGGCCAAGGACAACAAGAAGACCCGCATCATCCCGCGCCACCTGCTGCTCGCCGTCCGCAACGACCAGGAGCTCGGCAGGCTGCTCGCCGGCGTCACCATCGCGCACGGCGGCGTGATCCCCAACATCAACTCcgtgctgctccccaagaagtccccggccgccgccgagaaggaggccaagtcgcccaagaagaagaccaccACCAAGTCGCCCAAGAAGAAGACCGCCGCCACCAAGGAGTAG